In Chaetodon auriga isolate fChaAug3 chromosome 22, fChaAug3.hap1, whole genome shotgun sequence, the genomic window GTCTGGAGATACACCTGGCGCCAGCACATCGCAGCCGTAACGTCACTGGAAGCTGAAGAACCCTGAACCGACGTTCTCAGGGAAACAAGAAGAACCTGGAAACCTGAGCGCAGGGCACAGTGTCAGTACATGTCATACTGCAGTACTGATACCTCTCTACTCCACAGAACTGCAttctggctccctctgctgctaCAAGTTATACTTCGACTACTGCAAACAGACATCTTTAAACCTGTATTACCTTTAAGTATAGTATAATCTGGAGGTGGAATGTAGCTAAATACAAACTTGAGGTACTTGAACATTACTTGAGTATCACTATTAAATACTATtttgctacttttactcaaggatctaaatacttcttccagcactgctgTGACCACATCTCAGTTCAGACGAGTGGAAATACTCTTCACCTCAGGTCTAAAGTCATGCTAGCTGCTCCATGAGCCTGTGTATTAGGAAAGCTaaaggctaacattagcatgctaaaatacTGTAGTTTACCAGGTATACACAAGTTATGCAGCAGGCTACAGCTTGAGCTAATCTTTGTTTACGTTCTGAGACGCTGGCACAGTTAAATGTggctgaattagctgttagcagctcctgtttgctgttttctaaGCAGACTGATGACCGTTCGCTCACGATGCACATCTGAGGTGATGAAATCCTCTGGAAGGATCTGAAGTCTGAATGTAAAGGTGTGTTGGATGTCGGTGCgctgagctcagaggaggagacgcACTGAGACTCAGACGCTCTTCAACCGTCTGAGGAGCTCCGACGCTCCAGACCAGAAGAAATCAGACAGAGATCAGAGTATGAAGGCAGGCAGAAATggacctttttatttttcttgggCGATAAACAACAGTGGATTGTCCTGACCAGACCAGACTGAACCAGATTAGACCGGACTGAACCAGATTAGACCAGATTTAACCAGATTAGACCGGACTGAACTAGATCACACCGGACTGAACCAGGTTTTACCAGATCGAACCAGACTAGAGCACGGTAGATGAAACAGGTCCTGATCAGACTGAACCGGCTGGGACCAGTTTGGGAAAACCGGCCTGACGGGAACAAATTGATCAGATTATGGTTACATTGTGTCACACACTGCGTTACCATGACAACAGCCACACAGGACATCAGCGGTGTCCAGTCAGGTCTGGTCAGGTTGGACCCGGTCCAATAATCTCTCCTCGTCCCCTCCTTCAGAGGAGTGAAGGAGCGAGGGCGGGTCTATTGAATCAGGCGAAACAAAGAAGCTGATTGGTCCACAAACAGTAAAACCCCGCCCATCCGTCATCACTCCCAGGCATCCTATTGGTTGCCTACATCATTAGCAAAAAAACAGAGCGAGCCCTTCTCCCATTGGTCACCACAGCCTCAGGcagaaaaggctgttttttccccattgGTCAGTTTTAACACGCCAACTGTCAGTCACTCAGCAGCGGCCAATCAGGTTACAGAACAGTACCTGTGGAACTTTCTGgaataacaaaaagaaaaaagaaacaaaaagaagaatgaTGGTGAACAGGGagatcagccaatcagacgaccccactggaaaaacaaacaggaagtgggaggAGCTTCCAAGCCTCATATGGAATTTATTTTTCtggaattttttttgttttttttgttctttgttttgtcctttttgtcccTGTGTGTGAGCCGTACATCCGTCTGCTTCCTTTCTCTTCCAACAGCTGATTTcagtgcaatgcatcatggaaCGATCGATCGCTAGGAGAGGGTGTGTCactaaacgtgtgtgtgtgtgcgtatgtgtgcgtatgtgtgtgtgtgtgtgtgcgtatgtgtgcgtgtgtgtgtctgcgtcctgttgtcatggaaacatgcTGCAGGGTTAGCGCTCCAGCAGCGGGGTGGTGCCgtgttgcatcatgggaattTATTTGTCCATCTCTTTAACTGGTGTCCATGGACTCCATGTTGGCGGAGCTCGAGTCCCTCTGGATGGAGTCGAAGATGGCCGCCAGCTCCTGATTGGATGAGATCTGGGACTGGAACTCTGACATCAGCGGCGACTTCTCAGCCTCGGGGATCGTCAGCAGCGCCACGACGGCTCGCATCGCTGACCGCTTCAGCTCGTCCTGCTTCTCAAACTCCTGCTTCACCGAGTTGGCCTTCACCTGCGGagacacaggggacattttCAGTCCTGACCTGAACCGACAAACAACGGAAACGTCAACAGTCAGCACGGCGGCGCTGGACGTCTGCTGCTCGGTCAATCCACGGGACAATAACAGCTACACACGCTTTGTGAGGTcgcagtgacctttgacctttcaccACCAAGTTCCTCCTTAAGTTTAAGTGAGCGGTTCTGCTGAATCTGAAGAACCTCCCTCACGGCGTTCCTGAGACGTCACTCCGCCTCCCACTGTCGCCGGCGTGGAGGCAGAACAACCATGGATCCTACAATTACCCATGATGCAACTTGATACTTCAAGTGCTGACTGCGACATGCGATCctggtggagtgtgtgtgcaggttctGTACCTTGGTGGTGCAGGTGGCTCTCAGCGGCTCCACCAGTCTGTCCAGTCTCTGCAGAACCGCGCTGGGACACAGAGACGACAGGCGGGCCAGCATCAGGAAGGTCAGCatctgaaaacagcagagacgAGCGGTCAGCGGGGACGTTTGTCAGACTAAAGCGCCTCCTGAACGCCATCGTTCAGACCatctgagcagagagaagaacaaCGCGGTCGCGTGCTCTGGCGTGCAGTCGGACCTTGATGTCGTAGTGGTCCTTCAGGCCGTCCTCTACGTGGTTCAGGAAGGTGAAGATGTCGATTCGGTCCAGGCAGCTGTCCAGCAGAGTGTACATGCACTCAAACGCAGCTTTCCTCAGGTCCAACCCATCGTCCACCGTGTGTTTGAACGGACCCATCTCCacctgcacgcacacgcacgcgcacgcatgcacacacacgcacacacagatgttacATACtacctgtgtctgtgttcaggtATTTCGGGGTCTTCCAGGTTCTCTCACCTCTCGGATCAGCTCCTTCCTGACTTTGGTCTCGTTGTACAGTTGTGGTAAAACAGAGTCCAGCAGCTCTCGGATCAGACTGGGCTTATTATGGGCTGCGGAGTTAAACGTTACCAAGGCAACACGACGCACGTTCAAGTCCGGGTCCTCCAGCGTCTTCAGGAAGTCACCTGAGAGACAAAAACGAGCAAATCAGAGACGGAGCAGGACACCAGCTCCTTCATCTCACGCTGTGCTGAGTAGTAAAAGGCCAGTACTTTGAAATACTGCATCTGTTACTACTTCATCATACTTTAAGCTTCAAACGTTAAACAGTTCATctcttcactgtcttcatcattgTCTTCTTCATCACCTCGCTGCTAACATGGCTAGCTAAAAGTCCTTTTTACCTATGCAGTTCTTCAGCAGCGGGTCGATGGGCTGCGGCTGATCAGAGATGGTGAACTTTACCGCTGTGACCACGGAGCTCCTGGCGTACGACgaacctacacacacacgcacaaacacgtTCAATAATCATCAATAAATCAaccaaaatcacattacattctAATCTGTAAACCAATGAGGTGCAACTTGAGGAGACAGAGTCAGACTGATTGGcttggaggagcagaggggcgGGACTTGTTCAATGCTCCCTCTGGAAGCAGGGTTTATCGGGTACTGATCAGATGACTGATTACCTGACAGCAGGTATCCTTTGAGGCGGGGCAGCAGGGTTTCGGGGTCGATCAGCGTCAGTTTGCCCAGACACTCGGCCACCACGTTCCGGGTCCCTTCCTCCTGACACTCGCAgtgtttgagcagcagagcCCAGACTGACTCCACGTAGGGCTTCAGGCCGGACACCGACGCCGAACCTcgacgcagacacacagattaACACCAAAGACGACGCACACGCACATTTATTCAGAGTCTCTGAGCTGCTCTTACTGATGATCTCTTTGAGCGAGTGCAGCAGGAGGTACTGCCTCTTGGAGGAGGAGATCTCCTGCAGGACGAAGGGCAGATACTCCGGAAGATTCCCCACCGCGATGCTGCCCAGCGCATATGAGGCTGCCGACTTCACCTGAGAGACGCACAGACGGGTTAATATCTACCAACACATCACTGAATCAGACTCTGGTTGTGATTCTAGCTTCAGTGAACACCTGacagtgttagcatttagctcacaggCACAGCCTCATATGACGGTCACATGTCAAAAGCTCTTAATGTGAAAGTCTGAATCTGAAAGGCACTTCCTGGTCAGACAGGTGGGTGTTACCTCTtcactggaggaggagaaagcatcCAGGATGACTGTCTTGAGCTCTGGTTGGCTGCTCAGGTCCACATGGTGTCCCACCTCGCCCAATGAGAGCAGAGCGAGCAGTCTGATGGAGTCTGTGGAGCGACTGTTCTTCACGTCCTGAGAGCCAGACGAAGAAGAAACTTTAACTTtggagccagacagacagacaggcagacagacaggcagacagacagacaggcaggcaggcaggcagacagacagacagacagacagacaggcagacagacagacaggcaggcagacagacagacagacagacagacaggcagacaggcagacagacagacagacagacagacaggcaggcaggcagacagacagacagacagacaggcaggcaggcagacagacagacagacagacaggcagacaggcagacggtTTACCTGGATGAACTGTCCGACCACAGCTGGGCCCTCGGTGGGGCAGGCTCTGGTCAGAGCGGCGACACATTTAGCGATGGAGCAGTAGGCCTGTTTGTGAGGCAGAGCGGCGCTCTGGGAGTAAACTGGACCAGTCAGCATCCTCAGCAGGTCCATGTAACCCAGACCAGGGGTCTCTGTAGCCACTAaggcctgaacacacacacagagttacgACAGTTACAGTGACTTTTCACATCACAGGGCAGAACCACTAATATTCATAACGTCACTGAGGTCACAGACATGAACCAATCACAGTGTTTAACGTGGGAGACAACAGAAAACTTCATGTTCATCAGGTTCTTTGAGGTCGAACGTCTGTATGAACCAATTAAGGAGAGCTTCACCTGGTAGAAGTCCAGCATGGCGGCGAGcgctcctccctgcagcagcggggatcgaaccagcgcgatgagctgctggaggatGTTCCCTCCGCTCAGCTGACCCAGCGAGGACGGGTGAGTCACCGCCAGCGTGGACAGGAAGCTCAGCGCCATCTGAGACACGTGCATGTCGCTCTCTGAGATGAGGGGAGGCAGCTCGGCGAGGACGGCGTCCACCATGACGGGAGTCACCGCAgagctggaacacacacattcaaactgtGGCTCTGACAGGAAGGAGCGGGCGGCTGTGGGCGGGGCCAACAGGCGCGTGGGTTACCTGTAGTTTCTGAGCAGGATGTCGAGAGCAGCCAGCGTGCAGAGCTTCAGGGCTCTCTGGTTCTTGCGCAGGAAGGAGGCGAGGATGGGAACGGCGTCGGGGAGAACTGGCCTCAGATCAATTTTCAGCGGCGAGCCGGCGATCAGCGTCAGagctgacagagacaaacacacagacaggaagtcagcagttctcactctctgctcttGTCAAACGCTGGCTCCAGTCGTGAGCCTGGGGGGCGGGGCTTACCCTTCACTGTCGTCAGTCTGGTGATCTCGTTCTTGAGGCGTTCTAAGAAGATCAAAAGCGTTCCAGGAAGTTCAGCAGGGAGCCGGTCACCTACACAACCAAACGGGTAGAGAAGACGAGACACCGGTGagtcaaacaggaagctgcGTCACGGCGGACATCACTGCGATGGACGGGTGGTGGTTACCGAGGTTGCAGATGATCTGTCCCATACAGGAGATGGCTCGTTCTTTGACTTCCTGGTCGATGTCGGCGGCTTTCAGGCGTCTAATTGTGCAGGTGAACAGGTCGTTGATGTAGGGGGAGGGGTCAAAGCTGTCGGAGCCCTCTGATTGGTTGTCCAGAGGCCGGATCAcctggaggagacaaagagtCGAATCAGCTGTAAACTCATCAGGTGACATCGGATCCGGAGGCGGCAGGTTTGACGCCCACCTTGACGAGCTGCTGGGTCACGAGCAGAGCCTCAGAGGTGATCTTGTAAAAGGGGTCTCCCACGCACGCCACCACGGGCGGGACGAGGGCGGGGACGTGAGCGTGGAAGGCGTGAGCGGGATGCGTGACCATGATGACGTGGAGGCAGGCCAGGGCGTCGATTTTTAGGTTGGAGCTGCTCGACTTATCGTTCAGAGAGAAGATGATACCTGAAAAACAACTCTGATGTCACAAATACTGACACAAATACTGCAATGCTGCTCATATcagggaggcaggaggagtAGTAGTACTAGAAGCAGTGGTGTAGTATTACCTGGTATTAGTACTGGGATGTGCTGAGTCAGGGCTCCTGGGAGGACGTTCACCAGCTCAGTCAACATGTTGAAGCAGCACTGACGGgttttcacacttttctccTTCAACTGCTTGTGAAGAGCTTTGACTATCATGGGGACCTGCAGAGGGCGAGAGACATTAACAGAGAGtgagcgtgagagagagagagagagagagagagagagagagagagagagagagagagagagagagagagagagatagagagagagaggagaccaACGCGactacttcctgttttctgtggtCGACAGTGCAGGATGCTGAGGGCTTCCTGTGACTGAAACAACAGAATTTAACCAATCAAAGGGACAACAGCGACatctgctgcacagaaacaaaactgcAACCAGTGAGGAGCTGAACACACAAGTATATCACAGTACGCGGTCAGAAAATACTACTTCTCCACCTGAAGTACGGCTGCAAACAGCATCTTCATTGCCATCAGTTTTGTTCAGAGCCGTTAATGAACAGCCAGTTTGCTGGTTCACGGTCAGCAGTTCTGTTCTTAAGGTCGTTGGAGGGATGAAACCTGgatttatatttgttttctaAATCTATATATGAGTCATGTCTTCAGACTTCCACAGAGAAAGTGACATGTAGACCTATAGTGGAAACACCTGGTTGTCAGGTACGTTACCTGACTCTGCAGCATGGTTAGCGGTGTCTCGCCCTGCTCCATGGCGTCCGGATCAGCCAACCAGCTCTGAGCCGGTCTGGTCTGTTTGAGCAGCGACAAGTAGGCGTGGAAAACATCCGCCTTCACGTTCTCCTCCCgctcctgcagacacacaggtgggTCCAGTCAGACCGACAGGTGTGGATCACAACAGACTGGTCGATACAAAGAAATGACTGGAGGTTCCATCAGTAAGTCAGTGAGTCAACAAGTCGGACTAGACGAAAACAAAGCGTCAGAGCGAGGAGgcgaaggaggaggaagcagtgaGGAGGCACCTTGAAGCGACAGACGAGCGCAGGAGAGACGGAGCGGTAAAACTCTGGCAGCATCTCGTGGCGAGTCGAAACGACGGCGTCCAAACATTTGGCGGCCGCCCGGCGAACCTTCCAGCTCATGTCGTCGTCGTCGCTGTACTCGTCGTCGCTGCCTGGACACGGAGACAGAGCGGCTGTTATCATCCACCCTGCGGGCGGACAACTACGACCTGATGATTTACTCTAAATAATTCCTCACCTTGGTAGTCTTCATCGTTCTGCTCGGCGTCCATGGCGTTATCGTCCTCGTCTTCATCGTCAAAGTTGTAGTTGGGGTCGTAGGTCAGGTAGCGAAGGCAGATAGAGATGACCGTGGGAACGTGAGGGTAAACTTCTTTAGGACACCTGGAACAACAACACCAAGGTCAAACGAGAGCGTCACGGCCGTCGCAGTACTTTGGTAGTATTACTGCGTGTTTTACCTCCTGACGAAGGACTCAAAGGCCTGGATGCAGTACTCTCTGAGCTCGTCATCGTCAACGTTACAAAACTTCACCACCAGAGGAATGATCTTCTCCAGATACTCGcctacagagagacagacaggcagagggttAGAGGTGACGAAGGTGACGAAGGTGATGCTCAGTAAAAAACTCGTCTCGTCTCACCGATCCGGTGTCCGGCCTGTCTGCTGATGGCCGCCGTGCACTGGATGTAGGTTCTGGTGGTGGACATGTTGTCGTTCCTCCCCAGCTCAGTCAGAAGGTGCTCGATCAGGTCGATGAAGACCAGGTTCCCGCAGGACATGACCAAGTGTCCCAGAGCCATGATGGTCCTCTGAAAAGGTCACGAGAACAATAAAACAGCTgtcagagggacagaaagacatCGTGAACATGTACTGACTCCTGAAGGACATTTGAAGCAGCGTGAAGGTGAGTCGTACCTTTCTGACAGCCAGTCTGGGGGAGGTGagctgagggaggagacagctgaggatggagggatggaagtTCACCAGCAGACCTCCCTGTCTGCagagagacggacggacagacagatggacagacagacagagagacacagagagagagacagacagacagagagagagagacagacagagggacagacagacagagagagagagacagacagagggacagacagacagagagagagagagagacagagggacagacacagtgatcagcagagacagattcATGTCATACTGTGATGGAACCACACCGGCATCGTTGCTGtgaattctgttttttcagaCAGGACCATGAACGCAGCAGCTGCCTTCTTCTGCACTGTCACACTGATTAACTACAAACAGCACCTTTCtacaaacactgactccagaACAGTCTGGACTCACAGACGGTGACGAGGCCGTTTACTGTTTGAACATTTGATTCTGGAACAATCCTGTTCAGCACTGAACCAAACACATGAAGTCTGGTTCTGTTCGtgtaacagacagacagacagacagacagacagacagacagacagacagacagagagacagacagacaggcggacaggcaggcaggtggaCAGGCAGCGCACCTGCAGAGCATGTCAGCCATGATGTCGAGTGCCTCCAGCTGGACAGACACGTCTTCCTGTTTGGCGATGGCGCTCGTCAGACGACCCGTTATCTTCTTACAGACGCTGGCAGCTAAAGCAGAGcctgagggacagagacaggcagcgtTTAAAGTCCTGACGTCCGTCTTTCACCTCTGAGCAGCAAACAAACGCAGAGACGGCATCCGCGAAAGGACACAGAGACGCGGTGGACAAAGTAATCTCAGGAGAGGATGTAATATTGAATCTACCAGAGAACGGGCCACACGTTCAACATGACACAACTTAATGTACGTGTGGTACAACGTGGTAATACTCTAAAAGcagtatttgttgtatttttaccGCTGGAGGCGGGCGGTAACTCTCCAATCACAGTTTTGAGCCCGATGGAGGAAATGTCTCTGAGTTGTTCTTTGTCCGACAGCATGTTGGTGCACAGAGTGTCCACGATCGTCTCCACCTGGTACTCCTTCACCTTACTGACCAGGGGCCCCAGGCTGACGAAAACAAACGCACCCACGGGTTAAAGATGGAAACACAAAGGACGACAAACGCAAACCAAAAAACAGGCTTTTACCATTTGACAGCCAGATTCTGAACTTCTCCGTTCTTGTCCTCCAGCAGTTTGAGAATCATCCTCACCACCTGTCAatcaacacatcaacacatcaacacatcagcACATCAACACAGGGATGTGTTCAAAATGAAACCTGCTGAAGTCGAACTGACTGGTTTTTAAAAACCAGTACACTCGCCCATACAAACCAGCTTCAGCTGGCATAAACCGACCTTCCTCTCGCTGTCGTCGTCCAGCTTGATGGAATCTTTCTGTAGCTCCGTCATCAGGTCGTTCGTGGCCATAAACCTGCAGAGAGAACGAGAAATAATGAAGTTTATGATAGAGTTCATCAGAAACCTGAAAAGCTGCCCTGGACTCAGAGACGTCCTCCACGGTCGCTCGTTTATCTAAAAACCAGACAGTGTAGATTTGATCAAAGTGTGACAGACGAAGTGATTGATGGTCAAACGAGGGACGGCTTTGGGCTTCATCCTCtctgacagaagaaacacacGACGCTGAAATTCAACGACGTCCAAACTcggaaagaaaagcagaaatctTCAGACTCAAACAGAGCGCAGCTGTGGACGTCTCCCGGCCATCTGCCAGTCCatattcttcttctctcctcgtGCTTTCTGCTCATAGTAGAATCCAAACAGCGCCACCGCCTTTGACCGATGACCAATCAGGGTCCAGTCTGTTTTGGTGAGGCAGGAACAGCTGATTAAAGCCTTCAGTGTGACTGAATGAAACCACACAGCGTCCGCTCAGCCCAGCGTTCACCATCTAACGCGTCTGACAGGTGGAGCTGCTTAGACTCAGCCTAAAGTCTGAGCTCAGGACTAAAGGATTAGTTCCGATGAGCCACAGCGACGTTATTAGCTCTTTCAGAAACTGACCTCTTTCATAAATAGGGAGGATGGAAAATGgggacaaacagaaaatgacgTCATACTTTCTTCCATCTGGTGCTGCAGACTGACGCCGTCCATTCGTCCACAGGACGGAAAAACTAACGTACACAAGCTGCTCGCAATCACTTTCCAGAGGACGGCGAGGACATTAAGCTTCCTCACAGGAAGACTCTGATCAAACAGGGCTCCGCTCCTCTGGACACATCACCTCCAGACTTTTCCAGGACGGTTTTCATGAGGATCCTGCTGGTGTGACGGACggacatgtttctgtctgtggagCTCTGATTTAAAACAGCAGACGAACATGAACTTTAGACGTTTTAATGTCACTACTTTTACTTCCATCTCCACCAAGTGCTGTCACTGTATTCTTATTTCTTATGGTATGAGATGATCGTATTTTAGAAAAGTCAGAGTTGAGTTTGACtgggttattattattattattattattattattattattattattagccaCTGACTCTCAGCCCCTTTACTCGTGATAATAAGTCTTTGACGAGGCTGACCGCACCCACTGAGAGTTACCAAAGCTAaacatttcatgtcatgtgatCCTCAAATttagctgaaaaacacagaactgaACTCATTTAGCTGCTGTTTCATTATCATCCACCTCTCAGCAAAAAGCAGCACACATTCAAAACCACCGCTGAGCCACACCTGAATCACACACCTGGAGCCTCTGCAGGCAAAACAAGCTAGCAAGCGTTAGCGACTGAGCCAAACATGCTAACCAAACTAACATTACTCAGCCATTTAAAACAGGTGAAGAAATCAATTTTAATCAACGAACGCTGATTATTCTGGGATTAAATTATGATGTCATCCATCCTCAATGTGATGCCATGTGACACACGACATAACCAAAAGCAGCCAATTAAAGGCCTCGGTCCATGAAGCACCACCTGAACGTGAACCTGATTTGGTGGATTCGCTCAGTGGatgctgtcagctctgacacaAGGCACAGAAGTTCATTCAGCCAggatatttgactttttctctcgttttctgtgtgttttctatgaCTGGAACAGCGGCCCACAGTTTCCAGGACACCAGGGCGGGAACCCGTCGAATATTTTGCCCCACATCCGAGCGCTTCCTATCTGCAGGGAGCGTGTCTGATCcagaatgtgtgttttcctccgACGGCCTGCAGAGCGAGCATCtatcaaaattaaaaaagcaattcAGGTGTGTCTGACAGCTGAAAATTTGGAGACACTCGGCCtaaacagaaagtgaaatgatCTGTCCTGCAGAGCTTGGGACGCTGTTAAAGACACAGATCACGCCTGAAATTACTTCCTGCTTCTCTTGAACAGGGTCAGCAGCAATTTCTGCAGCAATGGGATTCTGACAAGTCTCACAATTTCACGGATTTCTTGTACTGAGAGAGCTGCTGTCACAAGTGATGAAACTGATTAGTTGTGCTGCCAACTTTGGTTGTTATCGTCCTCGAGCAGCTTACAAAGGAGGGTGTTTTGCTGTGAACGTGATCTGTTTAACATGAGGCTTTTTCAGGACTGAACCGTCTGATCTCACTGTCCTTTCCTCTTTAGACTCGTTTCTAGTCTTTTCCATCTTTACTTTTAAGTCTGAGGTCAAGGCCGGAAAATGCTTGAAATACTGATGTCACCATACGGATGAGGTTATTCTCCAATATCAATATACCACATGAAATAACCAACTAACAACTGTTTTCATTACAGATTCATCTGCTCATTCATCGTCTCAAGTCCAACCAAGAAATGTGTGGTTCTGTTCAGCCAAACGTCTAAAACCTCAAAGTCTTCAGTTTAACAATCACACGACTGAGAAGAGCAGTAAATCACATCCGAGGAGCTGAAACCACAGAATCCGCCATTGAAGCTTCATTAATGGAGGATTCGATTCATTTTTCGCCGATCAGCTCTATCAACACACAGACGCTCGAAGATcgtatcatcatcatcatcagattcTGCTGAAATCAATGAACCACACCATCTTAATATGGGCGGCTGACACTCTCACTGCTGCACGCTGACACACTATTCAGCCTCATCCACTGAGACACTGAAGCCACActgtttgttctgctttctGTTCATCACTTCAAAACCACGCATCAAAACGAAAGAAAGATCGATACGCTGTACCGCCAGCTTTCCATAAACGTGACTTAACACACAACGATCAAACACACCTGTTACCTAATTCAGTCACATAATACAGTGAGTGTGACACAGTGAGGTTAAACACTGATGTGGGATCAGTGCTGCTTTGGCAGATATCCTGATCGAAGGGGAGAAGAAAGTTTTAACTACGCAGACCTCGATTTTTTAGCGCCGTCACAGACTTCAGTTATTAATCTGCAGAGTAGGGTTTATTTCTGATCACGTGCAGATTATCTTCTTGATTAAAGCATGAATCATTTTGTCCGTTTTACTGTCCCTCACACTGTCCTGGTGGCTCAGACGATGTCTTCAAAGTTCTCTTTTTTGTCCAAC contains:
- the cand1 gene encoding cullin-associated NEDD8-dissociated protein 1, yielding MASASYHISNLLEKMTSSDKDFRFMATNDLMTELQKDSIKLDDDSERKVVRMILKLLEDKNGEVQNLAVKCLGPLVSKVKEYQVETIVDTLCTNMLSDKEQLRDISSIGLKTVIGELPPASSGSALAASVCKKITGRLTSAIAKQEDVSVQLEALDIMADMLCRQGGLLVNFHPSILSCLLPQLTSPRLAVRKRTIMALGHLVMSCGNLVFIDLIEHLLTELGRNDNMSTTRTYIQCTAAISRQAGHRIGEYLEKIIPLVVKFCNVDDDELREYCIQAFESFVRRCPKEVYPHVPTVISICLRYLTYDPNYNFDDEDEDDNAMDAEQNDEDYQGSDDEYSDDDDMSWKVRRAAAKCLDAVVSTRHEMLPEFYRSVSPALVCRFKEREENVKADVFHAYLSLLKQTRPAQSWLADPDAMEQGETPLTMLQSQVPMIVKALHKQLKEKSVKTRQCCFNMLTELVNVLPGALTQHIPVLIPGIIFSLNDKSSSSNLKIDALACLHVIMVTHPAHAFHAHVPALVPPVVACVGDPFYKITSEALLVTQQLVKVIRPLDNQSEGSDSFDPSPYINDLFTCTIRRLKAADIDQEVKERAISCMGQIICNLGDRLPAELPGTLLIFLERLKNEITRLTTVKALTLIAGSPLKIDLRPVLPDAVPILASFLRKNQRALKLCTLAALDILLRNYSSAVTPVMVDAVLAELPPLISESDMHVSQMALSFLSTLAVTHPSSLGQLSGGNILQQLIALVRSPLLQGGALAAMLDFYQALVATETPGLGYMDLLRMLTGPVYSQSAALPHKQAYCSIAKCVAALTRACPTEGPAVVGQFIQDVKNSRSTDSIRLLALLSLGEVGHHVDLSSQPELKTVILDAFSSSSEEVKSAASYALGSIAVGNLPEYLPFVLQEISSSKRQYLLLHSLKEIISSASVSGLKPYVESVWALLLKHCECQEEGTRNVVAECLGKLTLIDPETLLPRLKGYLLSGSSYARSSVVTAVKFTISDQPQPIDPLLKNCIGDFLKTLEDPDLNVRRVALVTFNSAAHNKPSLIRELLDSVLPQLYNETKVRKELIREVEMGPFKHTVDDGLDLRKAAFECMYTLLDSCLDRIDIFTFLNHVEDGLKDHYDIKMLTFLMLARLSSLCPSAVLQRLDRLVEPLRATCTTKVKANSVKQEFEKQDELKRSAMRAVVALLTIPEAEKSPLMSEFQSQISSNQELAAIFDSIQRDSSSANMESMDTS